The following DNA comes from Deltaproteobacteria bacterium.
TTATGCGTCAGGGTAAGCAGCCCGCTATCGCCGAACCCCTGTTGTTAGGCATCACCAAAGCCTCCCTGTCCACCGAAAGCTGGATTTCGGCCGCCTCGTTTCAGGAGACCACCAAAGTCCTGGCCGACGCCGCGGTGGCGGGTAGAATCGATTACTTGCGGGGATTAAAAGAAAACGTTATCATGGGACGACCGATTCCGGCCGGAACCGGCTTGCCCTGTTACCGTCAGTTACAATTGCAATTTCCCGAGGAAATGGTCCCTGGTAATCCGGAATAAACAATGTACCTTGACATTGACTGGGTAATTCGATATAAATGAGAGATTTTAAGGTTTGGCTAAACAAGGCCTGAGGCAAATGGAGTAAAGAATGCCGACGATAAACCAACTGGTTCGAAAAGGCCGGGAAAAAATCAAGAAAAAGAAGACAACCCCGGCCTTGAAAAGTTGTCCACAAAAACGCGGGGTATGCCTGCGAGTTTACACCACCACTCCGAAGAAACCCAACTCGGCTTTGCGCAAAGTCGCCCGAGTGCGGTTGACCAACGGTATTGAGGTGACCACCTATATACCCGGGGTGGGCCACAATTTACAAGAGCACTCGGTAGTGCTGATCCGTGGCGGTCGGGTCAAAGACCTGCCGGGAGTGCGCTACCATGTAGTGCGGGGCACACTCGATTCGGTGGGGGTGCAGGATCGCCGCCAGGGTCGGTCCAAGTATGGCACCAAAAAGCCTAAATGAGGTTCTGAAAAACATCTTTCCATACTTTATCTGGAGTGTTAGACGATGCCTAGAAAACGGGAGGTGGTCAAACGCCCGATTATCCCCGATCCCAAATTTAAGGATGCGCTGGTAGCCCGCTTCGTCAACGGATTGATGCGGCGGGGCAAGAAAAGTCTGGCCGAATCCATTTTATACAATTCGTTGGACATCATCGGGCGGCGTACCCAAGAAGAGCCTCTGAAGGTCTTCCATAAGGCGCTGGACAATGTCCGGCCGCTCATTCAGGTCAAATCCCGACGGGTAGGAGGCGCGACCTACCAGGTGCCGGTGGAGGTACGGCCTGATCGCCGCACTTCATTAGCCATTCGCTGGCTGATCCAGTATGCCAAAGAGCGATCGGAAAAGAGCATGGAGGCCAAGTTGGCCGGGGAATTGCTGGACGCCTTTAATCATCGAGGTGGGGCCATCAAAAAACGAGAAGATACCCACCGGATGGCTGAAGCTAACAAGGCCTTTGCCCATTATCGCTGGTAAGGAGAGGACAGGTAGAAGGAGTTGCCACGGAGTATCCCGCTGACGCGGGTCAGAAACATCGGCCTAATGGCTCATATTGATGCGGGCAAAACCACAACCACGGAACGAATTCTCTACTATACCGGTGTTACCTATAAGATGGGGGAGGTTCACGACGGCCAGGCGGTGATGGATTGGATGGCACAGGAGCAGGAACGGGGGATTACCATTACTTCAGCAGCTACCACCTGTTTTTGGAAAGATCATCGCATTAATATCATTGATACT
Coding sequences within:
- a CDS encoding 30S ribosomal protein S12, translated to MPTINQLVRKGREKIKKKKTTPALKSCPQKRGVCLRVYTTTPKKPNSALRKVARVRLTNGIEVTTYIPGVGHNLQEHSVVLIRGGRVKDLPGVRYHVVRGTLDSVGVQDRRQGRSKYGTKKPK
- the rpsG gene encoding 30S ribosomal protein S7, with translation MPRKREVVKRPIIPDPKFKDALVARFVNGLMRRGKKSLAESILYNSLDIIGRRTQEEPLKVFHKALDNVRPLIQVKSRRVGGATYQVPVEVRPDRRTSLAIRWLIQYAKERSEKSMEAKLAGELLDAFNHRGGAIKKREDTHRMAEANKAFAHYRW